The Nocardia terpenica nucleotide sequence TGAAGACGCGATAGCGCGACTCCGCGGGCGCGTAGAAGGCCCGGTCGCGCAGCTCGCGGGTGTCGTCGACGCCGCCGTGGCTCGCGGCGTCCAGCTCGATGACGTCCAGGTTGCCGGGCCCGCCGGGGGCCAGCGCCACGCACGAGGCGCACACCCCGCACGGTCTCGAGGTGGGACCCTCCACGCAGTTCAGCGAGCGGGCGAGGATGCGCGCCGAGGAGGTCTTGCCGCACCCCCGAGGGCCGGAGAACAGGTAGGCATGACTGATCCGCCCGGTGTCGAGCGCGGTGCTCAACGGGTCGGTGACGTGCTCCTGCCCCACCACCTCTGCGAATGTTGCCGGTCGGTACTTCCGGTACAGAGCCACGCAGAGAGGGTACCGGCGACCACCGACAGGCCCCCGCGGCGGCCGCCGACCCCGATGTGACCCGTCTCACAATCATTCCCGCGGCTTGCTGCCGGGCGCAGCGACCGACCGATTAGTCCGTTGTTACGGATGTGAAATTCGAATGGCGACACAATTGTCGAGGTTCGCCGGGACCGCATCGCCGAGCATCCCTTTTAACGAACCCCCTCCCCGTTTGTTAGTGATATTGCAGACATAACGATTCCGTCAACCGATTGGAAAAGAGTGCAATCGACTGGTTAACGTAGGTCTCGGCAACTTCGGTAGCCAAACCTTCATCAGGTTGGTGGCCCCGGTCGGTCCCTCATCCCGACCGGGGCACAACCTGACTCCCACACAGCACGCCGCGGGAGAATCCCACCGGCCGCTCGCCGAACCTCCCGCCACCCCCTGGAGGAACCGCCGACCGTGCCGCCGTGTGACATCGCCGCCGCCTGGCTATCGCATACCGAATTCGCTGGTAACGAGTCCGCGGTGGGGCTGCTGAGCCGGGCGATCCGCCCGCAGGACTTCGCGCTCAACCGCGACTCGCTCCCGGTGTCGGCCGCCGCCGATCCGCTGACCGCCGCCGCCATTCTGGAACTGCTCGACCGCGGCCAGGTCCCCACCCCGGCGGCCGTGCGCACCCTCCTCGTCCAGAACGAGATGCGCGCCGAAGCCGAACGAATCGAACGGCTCGGGCGGCGCGCGCAGCGCAGTATCGATGAATTCGGGCATATTTTGGCAACACTCACACACGAGTATCGGAACGCGCACGGCACCGGACCCACCCGGCGCGACATCCTGCTCACCGATCCGGTCCTCCGGCTCATTCGCGAACGCGTCGGCGATATCGCGCCGAACGCCATCAAACATCTCTGGCTGATCGAACGCGCGCAGCGCGCCGGGTGGATCGCATTCGACGCCAGCCCCCGATCGCTGTGCGCCGCAAGACGTTTCCATTCGGCAGCATTCGGCAATCGGGTCTCGCTGCGGCCGGTGAACACGATCGGCACGCTGGTGGCGGGATTCCTCGACGCCTACGACACCGAGCACGGCCGCCCGCCGCGCTGGTCGGTGCTGGCCCACGACCTGCGCGACGACCGCGGCCGCCGCGTCTTCAACGACACCGCCGACGCGCGCGCCCAGCAGCAGTGGCTGGCCACCGCCGGATGGCTCGAGGTGCGCGACGACCTCCCGGTGCCCGGGCCACGCGGGCGACGGGCCTTGGCGCGCAAGGCACGCGAGCGCACTCGATAACCGACCGCACGGTAATTTCCATGCGTCACGCCCGGAAGCGTGGAAGGAGTCTCGTGCCCTCGACCATCGATCCCGCCGCCACCGCATGGCTTTTGGCGAGCACCGCCCTGGTCCTGCTCATGACGCCCGGCCTGGCCATCTTCTACGGCGGCATGGTGCGCTCCACCGGCGTGCTGAACATGCTCATGATGAGCTTCATCGCCATTCCGCTGGTGACGGTGGCGTGGCTGCTGCTCGGCTATCCGCTCGCCTTCGGCGAGGACGCGGGCGGCGGGCTGATCGGCGGCCTCACCCATATCGCCATGACCGGCATCGACCCCGGCAGCGTGCGAAACGGCGTGCCGGAGCTGCTGTATGCGACATTTCAGCTGACCTTCGCGATCCTGACCGCCGCGCTGGTCAGCGGCGCGATCGCGGATCGGGCGAAGTTCTCCGCGTGGATGATCTTCGTTCCGGCGTGGGCGCTGGTGGTGTACGCGCCCATCGCGCACTGGGTGTGGGGCCCCGGCGGCTGGCTCGCGCACTTCGGCGCGCTGGACTTCGCCGGGGGCATGGTGGTCGAGATCGCCTCGGGCGCATCGGCTCTCGCCCTGGCGCTGGTGCTGGGGCCGCGCATCGGTTTCAAGGTGGACGCGATGCGGCCGCACAACCTGCCGTTCGTGCTGCTGGGCGCGGGCATCCTGTGGTTCGGCTGGTTCGGTTTCAATGCGGGATCGGCGCTGGCCGCCAACGGGATCGCGGCCGCGGTCTTCCTCAACACCCTGGTCGCGGGCTGCCTCGGCATGCTGGGATGGCTTGCGGTGGAACAGTTCCGCGACGGTCGCCCGACCACGTTCGGCGCGGCGTCGGGCGCGGTGGCGGGGCTGGTGGCCATCACGCCGTCCTGCGGTTCGGTGAACACGCTCGGCGCGGTGGTGGTGGGACTCGTTGCGGGCGTGGTGTGTTCGTTCGCGGTGGGCTGGAAGTTCAAGGCGGGCTACGACGATTCGCTGGACGTGGTGGGCGTGCACTTCGTCGGCGGCGTCATCGGCACGCTGCTGATCGGCCTGCTGGCCAACCGGGTGATGACCGGCGGCGTGCGCGGTCTGTTCTACGGCGGCGGGGCGGCCCAGCTCGGCAAGCAGGCGCTGGGCGTGCTCGTCGTCGCGGCCTGGGCGTTCGGGGTGTCGTATCTGCTGGGCAAGCTCATCGACCGCACCCTCGGCTTCCGGGTGAGCCGCGAGCACGAGATCAGCGGCATCGACTCCGCGCTGCACGCCGAGACCGCCTACGCCGAGGGCGTCAGCGGGCATACCCCGCGCGGCCTGTTCGGGCCGCATGGTGACCGGGATCACTGAATTCTTTGAGGTAACGGCGTTACCCTAACGCTGTTACCTCACCCACCGATCTGGGGGCCGCCCATGCTGACCCGTATCGCGCAGTTCTCGGTCCGGTATCCCCGGGCCCTCCTGTTGGGCGCGCTGGTGGTGGCGCTGGCGTGCGGGGTCTTCGGCGCGTCGGCCGCCGCACATCTGAAGGCCGGTGGGTTCACGCCCGACGCCGCCGAATCGTCGCGGGTATCGCAGCTGTTGGCGGACAAGTTCGACGGCGCGCAGCCGAATTTCGTGCTGCTGGTCTCCGCCGACCAGGGTGTGGATTCCGCGCCCGCCCGGCAGGTCGGCACCGCACTGGTCGATCGGTTGCAGGCGCGGGGCGACGCGGTCGGGGTGCGGTCGTACTGGACCAGCCCGCCGAACGTGAAGGCCGCGCTGCGCAGCACCGACGGCCGGGAGGGGCTGGTGCTCGCGTACCTGCGGGGCGGCGACGACCAGGCGCAGCGCGCGGCCGGGGAGATCGCCACGCAGCTCACCGGCGACACCCCGGGCGTGCGCGTGCACGCGGGCGGGGCGGCCACCGTCTTCCACGATGTGAACAAGCAGGTGACCCGGGATCTCGAGGTCGCGGAGGCGGTCGCCATCCCGCTGTCGATGATCGTGCTGGTGCTGGTGTTCGGCAGTGTCGTGGCGGCGGCGCTGCCGCTGGTGGTGGGGATCTTCGCCATCGCGGCCACGCTGGCCATCCTGCGCCTGCTCACGCTGGGCACCGACGTGTCGATCTACGCGCTGAACATGACCACCGCGATGGGGCTGGCGCTGGCGATCGACTACAGCCTGTTCATCGTCAGCCGCTATCGCGAGGAATTGGCGAACGGGCTGCCGTACCGCGAGGCCGCGATCCGCGCCGTGCGGACCGCCGGGCGCACCGTGTTGTTCTCGGCGCTGACCGTGGCCCTCGCGCTGGCCGTGCTGAGCGTGTTCCCGCTGTACTTCCTGAAGTCGTTCGCCTACTCCGGCGTGGCGGTGGTGCTGGCCGCTGCGGCCGCCGCCATCGTGCTGCTGCCCGCCGCACTGGTGCTGCTCGGCGCCCGGATCAATGCGTGGGACTTGCGAGTTCCCTTGCGGCGCTTGGTGGGACGCACCGCGCCCGCGCCGCGCGACCCGGAGCAGACCTGGTGGTACCGCGCGGTGTCGGGGGTGATGCGGCGGGCACTGCCGGTCGGGGTGGTGATCGTCGCGCTGCTGCTGGCGCTCGGATCTCCGTTCCTGGGCGTGAAATTCGGTTATCCGGACGATCGGGTGCTGCCGCCGGAGGCGAGCAGCCGGGTGGTCGGCGATCAGCTGCGCGGCGAGTTCCCCGGGGCCAACGACGGTGGCGCGACCACGATCGTGCTGGACGGGTATCACGGCGATCAGTCGGCCGTTACCGAGTACGCGACCGCGCTGTCGAAGGTGACCGGGGTGTCGGCGGTGCTGTCGAGTTCGGGGGTGTACGTGTCGGGCGCTCGGATGGCCGCCACGCCGCCGGGCATGGCCAATGATTCGGGCCAATACCTCACGGTGGCAAGCAGATTCGATCCGTTCTCGCCGGACGGCAAGCGACAGCTGGAGGATCTGCGCGGCGTCGACGCGCCCGGGCCCGCGCTGTTCGGCGGTGCGGCGGAGATGAACAACGACGCGCTCGACGCCATCGGCTCGCGACTGCCGTTGGCGATCGGGCTGATCGTGCTGGCCACCTTCGTGGTGCTGTTCCTGTTCACCGGGAGCGTGGTGCTGCCGGTGAAGGCGCTGCTGTTGAATACGCTGTCGCTGGCGGCGGCGTTCGGGGCGATGGTGTGGATCTTCCAGGAGGGGCACCTGTCGACGCTGCTGGGCTTCACGCCGGTCGGGTACATGGTGGCGACCATGCCGCTGCTCATGTTCTGCGTGGCGTTCGGCATATCGATGGACTACGAGGTGTTCCTGCTGTCGCGAATCCGGGAGGCGTGGCTGGAGTCCGGGCGCACCGCCGCCGACAACACCCACGCGGTGGCGGTCGGCGTCGCCCGGACCGGGCGGATCTTCACCGCGGCCGCGCTGCTGATGGCCATCGTGCTGGGCGCCATGGTGTCGGCGAAGGTCTCGTTCATCCAGCTGTTCGGCCTCGGTCTCACCCTCACCGTGCTGACCGACGCCACCCTCATTCGCGGCATGCTCGCCCCGGCCCTCATGCGGCTGCTCGGCACCGCCAACTGGTGGGCGCCCGCACCGCTGCGGCGACTGCACGAGCGGTTCGGATTCAGCGAGGAGCCCGAGCCCGTCCGGGTTCCGGAATCGGTGGGCCCGCGGTGATTTCGCGACGACCGCGGTCCGCCCGCGGCAGCGGGGGGCAGCTGCGCACCGAGATTCTGGAGGCCGCGGCGGACCTGCTCGCCCGCACCGGCGATGCCGAGGCCGTCTCCATCCGGGAGATCGGCCGCCGGGTCGGCGTCAGCGCGCCGTCGATCTACCGCCACTTCGCCGACAAGGACGCGCTCATCGAGGCGGTGGTGGTCCGGGTCTTCGAAAACCTCGACGCCGCACTGACCGCCGCGACGGACCCCACCAAGTCGCCGATCACCCGCATGCGCGACCAGGGCCTGGCTTACATCCGATTCGCGCTCGACCATCCGGAGCAGTACCGCATCGCCACCGCGAGACATGCGGGCGAGGGACCGAACTCGGTCGACCTGGTGCTGAGCAGCGGCGTATTCCAGCGGTTCGCCGGGAACGTGCGCGACGCCATGGACACCGGCACGATCACCCCCGGCGATCCGATGCCGATCGTGCTGGAACTGTGGGCCGCCGCGCACGGCCTCGCCTCACTCCTGATCGCGAAACCCTATCTGCCGTGGGGAGATATCGAGACCGTCGCCGAGCGAGTCCTGGGCGCCGCCTGCGTCGGCCACCTGGTGCTCGACACGATGAGCGGCGGCGGGCCGACGCCGAGCCCCGACGAGGGGTCCCGCTGGCTGGAGGAGATGCGGCGGCGGATGTAGACAGGACGTGGCCGGGGTCATGGTCGCTCAGCTCACCCGGCCGGAATCGGCGGTGAAGGTATTGCATTCGGCCGTCTTGTTGCGGTCGAATCCGGCGCTCCACCAGTCGCCCATGTGCCGGGCGGTGCCGTGATCGCGCATATCGCCGGGTGCGTCGCCGCGGCCGTAGGCGTCGCGGCGGGCATTGCCGACCTGGGTGCCGGTGAGCGAGTCGCCGTCGGCGGTCGCCGCCAGATACATGCCGTCGAAACAGTTGGCCTGCAACTCGATTCGCCGCGAGAGCTCCAGGCCCTGCGCGCTGGTCGTTCCCGCGTCGCGGCGCTGCCGGTTGGCGGTGGCCAGGATTCCGGCCTGCGCCTGCACGTGATGGCCGTATTCGTGGGCGAACACCGACAGGTAGATCTCCCAGTGGTCGGTGAACATGTCCGTCTGCAATTGGCTGATCGGCAGATAGATGGTCTGGTCGGCGCCGCAGTAGAAGGCGGCGAAGTTGCTGCTGCTGCCGGTGCACGGCGTGGTGATGCCCGCGGTGGTGGCGGTGACGTTCAGCTTCGGCGGCGTGAACGACAGTTTCGCGTTGGCCAGCACCGGTTTCCACGCCTGCTCCAGGCACGCGGCCGCGCTCTCGAAAAACCGGCGCGCGGCGTCGACCTGCGTGCTCCACGGCGCGTACGCGCAGCGCTGCGGGCTCAGCGGCGAACCCGGGTCGGCCAGTAGCGGATTGCTGCCGGTGGCCGCGACACCCGTTGCGCCGGAATTGTTCCCGGACGTCGAGCCGTAGGTGTGGCTGGCGTGCCCCCCGAAGTGCGTGGAGGTCACGACGCCGGTGCGGACGGCGACGCGCACCAGCACGCTGGTGACGATCAGAACGGCCACGACCAGAAGGGATCCGGCGCCCCGGCCGCGGCGGCGCTGCGGCGGGCGGCCGGGTGGGCCGTAGGGCCGCGGGGGCGCGGGCGGCCGATGGGGCGGAACCTGGTGCGGCGCACCGTATCCCGGCGGTGCGTAACCCGGCGGCGGGTACCCCGGCGCGGGATGGCCGGGCGGTGGCGCGGGGCGGGGCGGTGGATAACCCGGCGGTGGATAGCCCGGCGGCGGACCGTACGGCGGCGCGGGCGGCCGACCGGCAGGCGGCATCGGCCCATATCCGTAGGGTGGTCGACTCACTCCCCCGTACCCCCTGGTCCTTTCAGGCACTCCGATTAGCCGCTGACGCAGAATAGCAAGCTGTCTAAGCTATGGCCCCATGCTGATCTTTCGGGGGGGCGCGCTGGGCGCTCTGGTGTTCGCTCTGGCGGCATTGTTCGCCACGGCGCCCGCCGCGCAGGCGCAGGAGTCGGCCGGTGGGGCGGCCGTCAAGGCCGATATCAAGCTCAGCGACGCGGGTTTGCTGGAGGTAGCCGAGACGGTCAACGTCCCGCAAGGGGGTCAGTTCCACATGGTGCTGCCGCTGCGGGTCGCCCTGGGCGACACCGGAGAACGCCGATTCACCG carries:
- a CDS encoding ammonium transporter; amino-acid sequence: MRHARKRGRSLVPSTIDPAATAWLLASTALVLLMTPGLAIFYGGMVRSTGVLNMLMMSFIAIPLVTVAWLLLGYPLAFGEDAGGGLIGGLTHIAMTGIDPGSVRNGVPELLYATFQLTFAILTAALVSGAIADRAKFSAWMIFVPAWALVVYAPIAHWVWGPGGWLAHFGALDFAGGMVVEIASGASALALALVLGPRIGFKVDAMRPHNLPFVLLGAGILWFGWFGFNAGSALAANGIAAAVFLNTLVAGCLGMLGWLAVEQFRDGRPTTFGAASGAVAGLVAITPSCGSVNTLGAVVVGLVAGVVCSFAVGWKFKAGYDDSLDVVGVHFVGGVIGTLLIGLLANRVMTGGVRGLFYGGGAAQLGKQALGVLVVAAWAFGVSYLLGKLIDRTLGFRVSREHEISGIDSALHAETAYAEGVSGHTPRGLFGPHGDRDH
- a CDS encoding TetR/AcrR family transcriptional regulator, which translates into the protein MISRRPRSARGSGGQLRTEILEAAADLLARTGDAEAVSIREIGRRVGVSAPSIYRHFADKDALIEAVVVRVFENLDAALTAATDPTKSPITRMRDQGLAYIRFALDHPEQYRIATARHAGEGPNSVDLVLSSGVFQRFAGNVRDAMDTGTITPGDPMPIVLELWAAAHGLASLLIAKPYLPWGDIETVAERVLGAACVGHLVLDTMSGGGPTPSPDEGSRWLEEMRRRM
- a CDS encoding neutral zinc metallopeptidase → MAVLIVTSVLVRVAVRTGVVTSTHFGGHASHTYGSTSGNNSGATGVAATGSNPLLADPGSPLSPQRCAYAPWSTQVDAARRFFESAAACLEQAWKPVLANAKLSFTPPKLNVTATTAGITTPCTGSSSNFAAFYCGADQTIYLPISQLQTDMFTDHWEIYLSVFAHEYGHHVQAQAGILATANRQRRDAGTTSAQGLELSRRIELQANCFDGMYLAATADGDSLTGTQVGNARRDAYGRGDAPGDMRDHGTARHMGDWWSAGFDRNKTAECNTFTADSGRVS
- a CDS encoding MMPL family transporter; amino-acid sequence: MLTRIAQFSVRYPRALLLGALVVALACGVFGASAAAHLKAGGFTPDAAESSRVSQLLADKFDGAQPNFVLLVSADQGVDSAPARQVGTALVDRLQARGDAVGVRSYWTSPPNVKAALRSTDGREGLVLAYLRGGDDQAQRAAGEIATQLTGDTPGVRVHAGGAATVFHDVNKQVTRDLEVAEAVAIPLSMIVLVLVFGSVVAAALPLVVGIFAIAATLAILRLLTLGTDVSIYALNMTTAMGLALAIDYSLFIVSRYREELANGLPYREAAIRAVRTAGRTVLFSALTVALALAVLSVFPLYFLKSFAYSGVAVVLAAAAAAIVLLPAALVLLGARINAWDLRVPLRRLVGRTAPAPRDPEQTWWYRAVSGVMRRALPVGVVIVALLLALGSPFLGVKFGYPDDRVLPPEASSRVVGDQLRGEFPGANDGGATTIVLDGYHGDQSAVTEYATALSKVTGVSAVLSSSGVYVSGARMAATPPGMANDSGQYLTVASRFDPFSPDGKRQLEDLRGVDAPGPALFGGAAEMNNDALDAIGSRLPLAIGLIVLATFVVLFLFTGSVVLPVKALLLNTLSLAAAFGAMVWIFQEGHLSTLLGFTPVGYMVATMPLLMFCVAFGISMDYEVFLLSRIREAWLESGRTAADNTHAVAVGVARTGRIFTAAALLMAIVLGAMVSAKVSFIQLFGLGLTLTVLTDATLIRGMLAPALMRLLGTANWWAPAPLRRLHERFGFSEEPEPVRVPESVGPR